The Oscillospiraceae bacterium genomic sequence GCTGGTCAAATGCCCTCACTGCAAAGAGCTCACCGTTCCGCATAAAGTGTGCGGAAGCTGCGGTTATTACGGCGATAAAGAGGTCGTATCAAAGGAAGAGGAAAAGAAGTAATCACTGAAGCGACTGCTACAAGGGGAGGGGCAAAATCCTCTCCTTTTTTGCGTAAAAACGATTTCTTTGATTAAAAATACAAAAATTTGTTCAGAAGTCTAATCTTCCGATTAAACTTCCCGCTGTGTTTTTTTGGATGGAAAACGAATGAGTATTCAAATCTCGAGCGTTACCGAAAAGAGCATATGCGCTAACCATGGCGTACGTGTCGGCGATACTCTCGTGAGCATCAACGGCAACCCGATCCGGGATACGTTGG encodes the following:
- the rpmF gene encoding 50S ribosomal protein L32, which produces MAVPKRRVSSTRRDKRRSNVWKLDAPTLVKCPHCKELTVPHKVCGSCGYYGDKEVVSKEEEKK